Proteins from one Variovorax sp. PBL-E5 genomic window:
- a CDS encoding helicase HerA domain-containing protein has protein sequence MELNFGVDYFGAREGRKTPVQLNTKRLINGHMLILGSSGVGKSHTIRRLIAQAMKAGTKVRFHVFDVHGDLEIEGASVVQFSEQAPFGLNPFRVNPSFEFGGVRKAIQAFIRTVDQASRTPLGLKQEAVIRELALDVYREFGFQKDDPSTWSLNAYESRLISGGSDNRIYLNVPFVDKDRARGFGARFCGERKLWYVHTQNYKGGITEFPPAFKERDYPTLADILAYAKQIHLEKFLGSDQKAIRALGYLNKTARTMQRKMLDSVKRKRHDESVFDEDEEVALEAAKESAIDAFTDYANSIQTGLELENLIKYDSPEVLKSVVDRLNNLNSTGIFKNTPPPFDETLPVWRYKLNALSLEEKKMLVLFLLLDIFYKSVQRGEQSDVLEICVLDELGTYVSGADERGDGVIGTIAREARKFGLALWAANQSTENVPDSLISSVGTKVVLGVDEMYWPDMVKKLRMDAKLLNFIQPHHTMAVQLKEKGSTKTKWWWTAIS, from the coding sequence ATGGAGCTCAACTTCGGGGTGGACTACTTCGGCGCCCGTGAAGGGCGGAAGACCCCTGTCCAACTCAACACAAAGCGCCTCATCAACGGCCACATGCTCATCCTCGGCTCGAGCGGCGTTGGGAAGTCGCACACCATCCGGCGCCTCATCGCGCAGGCGATGAAGGCTGGCACCAAGGTTCGCTTCCACGTGTTCGACGTCCATGGCGACCTTGAGATTGAAGGGGCGAGCGTTGTCCAGTTCTCCGAACAGGCCCCCTTCGGCCTCAACCCCTTCCGTGTCAACCCGTCCTTCGAGTTCGGCGGCGTACGCAAGGCGATTCAAGCTTTCATCCGTACGGTCGACCAGGCATCGCGGACGCCGCTCGGCCTGAAGCAGGAAGCCGTCATCCGCGAACTCGCGCTGGACGTCTACCGCGAGTTCGGCTTTCAAAAGGATGACCCCTCGACCTGGTCGCTCAACGCTTACGAGTCGCGCCTGATTTCAGGGGGCTCGGACAACCGCATCTACCTGAACGTGCCCTTTGTCGACAAGGACAGGGCCCGCGGCTTCGGCGCGCGGTTCTGTGGAGAGCGCAAGCTTTGGTACGTCCACACCCAGAACTACAAGGGCGGCATCACCGAGTTCCCGCCGGCGTTCAAGGAGCGTGACTACCCCACCCTTGCCGACATCCTGGCCTACGCCAAGCAGATTCACCTTGAAAAGTTCCTCGGCTCGGACCAAAAGGCCATCCGGGCGCTTGGTTACCTCAACAAGACCGCGCGGACCATGCAACGCAAGATGCTCGACTCCGTCAAACGCAAGCGCCACGACGAAAGCGTATTCGACGAGGACGAAGAGGTTGCCCTGGAGGCAGCAAAGGAAAGCGCTATCGATGCGTTCACCGACTATGCCAATTCGATTCAAACCGGGCTCGAGCTCGAAAACCTCATCAAGTACGACAGCCCCGAGGTGCTCAAGTCGGTGGTAGACCGCCTGAACAACCTGAACTCAACCGGCATCTTCAAGAACACGCCCCCGCCGTTCGACGAGACCCTGCCGGTGTGGCGATACAAGCTGAACGCTCTCAGCCTGGAAGAAAAGAAGATGCTCGTCCTCTTCCTGCTGCTCGACATCTTCTACAAGTCGGTGCAGCGTGGCGAGCAGTCCGACGTGCTTGAAATTTGCGTCCTCGACGAGCTCGGAACTTACGTCAGCGGGGCGGACGAGCGTGGTGACGGCGTCATCGGAACCATTGCTCGTGAGGCGCGCAAATTCGGCCTAGCACTATGGGCCGCCAATCAATCGACCGAGAACGTACCGGACAGTCTCATCAGCTCTGTCGGGACTAAGGTGGTCCTGGGTGTCGACGAGATGTACTGGCCAGACATGGTGAAGAAGCTTCGGATGGACGCGAAGCTCTTGAACTTCATCCAGCCCCACCACACGATGGCTGTACAGCTCAAGGAGAAGGGCTCGACCAAGACCAAGTGGTGGTGGACGGCCATCAGCTAG
- a CDS encoding protein-export chaperone SecB, whose product MTQPTLNLHAILTRTSRLETKKLPQEAVGKFEFDVNIANTWRALAEKNRYAASVALTLKGRVEGAEVLTGEYVVEGIVEIVDHDEASKQHILAIWVPNQLVPYIRELLSSSTSRSGFPTILLPPVVFQPPTIIPERAMLPGSPKQLH is encoded by the coding sequence ATGACCCAGCCTACCCTGAACCTGCACGCCATCCTCACGCGTACGTCCCGCCTTGAAACCAAGAAGCTTCCGCAGGAGGCCGTCGGAAAGTTCGAGTTCGACGTCAACATTGCGAACACCTGGCGCGCGCTTGCCGAAAAGAACCGGTACGCCGCCTCGGTGGCGTTGACCCTGAAGGGGCGTGTCGAAGGCGCCGAGGTCCTGACGGGCGAGTACGTCGTCGAAGGCATCGTGGAAATCGTCGACCATGACGAGGCCTCGAAGCAACACATCCTGGCCATCTGGGTGCCCAACCAGCTCGTACCCTACATCCGGGAGCTCCTGTCCAGCTCGACGTCGCGCAGCGGCTTCCCGACCATCCTGCTGCCCCCTGTGGTGTTCCAGCCGCCGACCATCATCCCAGAGCGCGCTATGTTGCCTGGCTCGCCTAAGCAACTGCACTAA
- the radA gene encoding DNA repair protein RadA: MVKKKSSYACNACGQKAVVWGGKCSGCNAWNTMEEVVEREEPANSHRYSNWSGTKATLVDLRNAKTVTHVRWDTGLTEFNRVLGGGLVKGSVVLVGGDPGIGKSTLLMQVVGHLSPRAKTLYVSGEESPDQLRMRAERLGLGEASIQVFPETELEEILAMMDEQRPDIMVVDSIQTVFSSQLTSAPGNVAQVKECAAQLNKKAKSMGIALFLVGHVTKEGNLAGPRVLEHIVDAVLYFEGESGSAFRMVRAFKNRFGSVNELGVFAMGEKGLEEVSNPSSLFLTAHEHPVPGTCILAALEGNRPFLVEVQALVEDAPTPNPKRFAAGVDTNRLQMLLAVLNKHASVVAFDQNVYVKIVGGVRLTEPAADLPLMLAAHSSLVDRPLPKGMVAFGEVGLAGEIRPVTDALTRLKEAAKLGFTQAMVPLACKHNNLASVKGIDVTYVSRVDQAIGLLRELKAAA; this comes from the coding sequence ATGGTTAAGAAGAAGTCGAGCTACGCATGCAACGCATGCGGGCAAAAGGCTGTGGTTTGGGGTGGCAAATGCTCCGGCTGCAACGCCTGGAACACGATGGAAGAGGTCGTCGAGCGCGAGGAGCCGGCCAACAGCCACCGCTACTCGAACTGGTCGGGCACGAAGGCAACGCTCGTTGACCTCCGCAATGCCAAGACGGTCACCCACGTGCGTTGGGACACCGGCCTGACCGAGTTCAACCGCGTCCTGGGAGGCGGGCTGGTCAAGGGCTCCGTGGTGCTCGTCGGTGGCGACCCTGGCATTGGCAAGTCGACCCTGTTGATGCAGGTGGTTGGGCATCTGAGCCCCCGCGCGAAGACGCTCTATGTCTCCGGCGAGGAGTCGCCCGACCAGCTGAGAATGCGCGCTGAGCGCCTCGGGCTCGGTGAGGCATCCATCCAGGTGTTTCCCGAGACGGAGCTGGAGGAGATTCTGGCCATGATGGATGAGCAGCGCCCAGACATCATGGTTGTGGACTCGATTCAAACCGTGTTCTCGAGCCAGCTCACGTCGGCGCCGGGCAACGTCGCGCAGGTTAAGGAATGCGCTGCGCAGCTGAACAAGAAGGCCAAGAGCATGGGCATTGCCCTGTTCCTGGTCGGGCACGTGACGAAGGAAGGCAACCTGGCCGGCCCGCGCGTCCTGGAGCACATCGTGGACGCGGTCCTCTACTTCGAGGGCGAGTCGGGTTCCGCGTTCCGCATGGTTCGGGCGTTCAAGAACCGGTTCGGCTCCGTGAACGAGCTCGGCGTGTTCGCGATGGGAGAGAAGGGCTTGGAGGAGGTCAGCAACCCGTCATCGCTGTTCCTCACGGCGCACGAGCATCCGGTCCCGGGTACGTGCATCCTTGCTGCGCTTGAGGGCAATCGACCGTTCCTGGTTGAAGTCCAGGCGCTGGTGGAGGACGCTCCGACGCCGAATCCGAAGCGCTTCGCCGCCGGCGTGGATACGAACCGGCTGCAGATGCTGTTGGCAGTGCTCAACAAGCACGCGAGCGTCGTTGCGTTCGACCAGAACGTCTATGTCAAGATTGTGGGGGGCGTGCGGCTCACGGAGCCAGCGGCGGACCTGCCGTTGATGCTTGCGGCACATTCGTCCCTCGTGGACCGGCCGCTGCCCAAGGGGATGGTCGCTTTCGGGGAGGTAGGCCTGGCCGGAGAGATTCGGCCCGTAACTGATGCTCTGACCAGGCTGAAGGAAGCCGCGAAGCTGGGCTTCACCCAGGCGATGGTGCCACTGGCGTGCAAGCACAACAATTTGGCATCGGTAAAGGGAATCGACGTGACGTACGTGTCACGCGTCGACCAAGCAATCGGGCTGCTGCGAGAATTGAAGGCAGCTGCCTGA
- a CDS encoding HNH endonuclease produces the protein MEPRILAVDRAYTPDRWIGAAEALNLFSRGIVQTSFGDVAMTLRGGMNAKTGKQSILEVHSILVVDSKSHVVTDFNYAPLDRRRLFKRDLHICAYCGERFSHDKLEAEHVTPDAQGGAYSWENLVSACHPCNQRKGCRTPEQAGMPLLYLPYRPSRFESLILESRNILASQADFLLARVPKHSRLHS, from the coding sequence ATGGAACCCCGTATCCTGGCCGTCGACCGCGCATATACGCCTGACCGGTGGATTGGAGCGGCTGAGGCCCTGAACCTCTTCTCTCGAGGCATCGTGCAGACGTCCTTCGGCGACGTCGCGATGACACTGCGCGGCGGCATGAACGCGAAGACCGGCAAGCAGTCGATTCTTGAAGTCCATTCCATCCTGGTTGTGGACAGCAAGTCGCATGTCGTCACCGACTTCAACTACGCGCCCCTCGACCGCCGGCGCCTCTTCAAGCGTGACCTGCACATCTGCGCGTACTGCGGGGAACGCTTCAGCCACGACAAGCTCGAGGCAGAGCACGTCACCCCTGACGCGCAGGGCGGGGCCTACTCGTGGGAGAACCTCGTGAGTGCGTGCCACCCCTGCAACCAACGCAAGGGGTGCCGCACGCCGGAACAGGCAGGCATGCCGTTGCTCTACCTACCGTACAGGCCGAGCCGCTTTGAGTCGCTCATCCTTGAGAGCCGGAACATCTTGGCTAGCCAAGCAGATTTCCTGCTCGCACGTGTGCCGAAGCACAGCCGGCTGCACTCCTAA
- the yiaA gene encoding inner membrane protein YiaA, protein MTILTHHKPTSAFIGASWAALLIGILAYLVGLWNSELQVNEKGYYFAILMFGLFSAVSLQKSVRDRAEGIPVTDLYFGICWFAIVCSLTLLAVGLFNANFQRSEKGFYAMGYVLSLSAAVTVQKNVRDSGPKEKRNVPDDVTGLHDSV, encoded by the coding sequence ATGACAATCCTCACGCACCACAAACCGACCTCGGCCTTCATCGGCGCCTCATGGGCTGCCCTCCTCATCGGCATACTCGCATACCTGGTCGGGCTCTGGAACAGCGAACTGCAGGTCAACGAGAAGGGATACTACTTCGCGATTCTGATGTTCGGCTTGTTCTCGGCCGTGTCGCTCCAGAAGAGCGTGCGCGACCGAGCAGAAGGTATTCCGGTGACCGACCTGTACTTTGGAATTTGTTGGTTTGCCATCGTTTGCTCCCTCACGCTGCTGGCAGTGGGACTGTTCAACGCGAACTTCCAGCGCTCGGAGAAGGGCTTCTATGCGATGGGGTACGTGCTCAGCCTGTCCGCTGCGGTGACCGTGCAGAAGAACGTGCGCGACTCGGGACCCAAGGAGAAGCGCAATGTGCCAGATGACGTTACCGGCCTGCATGACAGCGTGTAA
- a CDS encoding DUF6927 domain-containing protein yields MGWSSVSNQRGKSTLEMLRDHTSYREGAKWDGSEGVTYHIERMVSGAGGAYGILAKIDARSEKTTRCALVIAVSRGRTDFAWKSMTEQEGPVICGMPKGMLSKLTPVAELDCSESSIENAREWRARVLARSAPASLVVNVGDVLEFTSPLRFNLPSGSVAVSQLRVESWGRRKRFLALNPTGGSFVARLSRRALSEPFKINPQSTAAATP; encoded by the coding sequence ATGGGATGGAGCAGCGTTTCCAACCAACGTGGCAAATCGACGCTTGAGATGCTGCGAGACCACACCTCGTACCGCGAAGGCGCCAAGTGGGACGGCAGCGAGGGCGTCACCTACCACATCGAGAGGATGGTCAGCGGTGCCGGTGGCGCCTATGGCATTCTTGCGAAAATCGACGCCAGGTCGGAGAAGACGACGCGCTGTGCGCTGGTCATCGCTGTTTCGCGAGGCCGCACGGATTTCGCCTGGAAGTCGATGACTGAGCAGGAAGGCCCCGTCATCTGCGGAATGCCCAAGGGCATGCTTTCCAAGCTGACTCCGGTGGCCGAACTCGACTGTAGCGAGTCCAGCATCGAGAATGCACGAGAGTGGCGGGCGCGTGTCCTCGCACGGTCAGCGCCAGCCTCCCTTGTGGTAAATGTCGGCGACGTCCTCGAGTTCACCAGTCCGCTAAGGTTCAACCTCCCCTCTGGAAGCGTAGCGGTTAGCCAACTGCGCGTCGAGAGCTGGGGCCGGCGAAAGCGCTTCCTTGCGCTCAACCCGACGGGTGGCAGCTTTGTCGCCAGGCTTTCGCGGCGAGCGCTGAGTGAACCGTTCAAGATAAATCCACAGAGCACCGCGGCCGCAACGCCGTGA
- a CDS encoding peptide chain release factor-like protein codes for MVSEALAADLSLEAGGHRWQRVPPTERRGRVHSSTVTIAVRQTSKLAFVLDEAELDERFKRSTGPGGQHRNKSDCCVVLTHRATGITVTVDSRSQADNRREARVEMARRLKQLWDSGLSAAAASDKRRQVGTGQRGDKVRTYSAQHGIVTDHRTGRKAPLEAVQAGRLDLLR; via the coding sequence GTGGTCAGCGAAGCGCTCGCAGCAGACCTGAGCCTCGAAGCCGGCGGCCACCGCTGGCAACGTGTCCCGCCCACGGAAAGGCGCGGAAGGGTGCACAGTTCAACTGTCACCATTGCCGTTCGGCAAACGAGCAAGCTGGCCTTCGTTCTCGACGAGGCTGAGCTCGATGAGCGGTTTAAGCGCTCCACCGGACCAGGTGGCCAGCACCGGAACAAGTCCGACTGCTGCGTGGTCCTCACTCACCGCGCGACCGGCATCACCGTTACCGTCGATTCCCGCTCTCAGGCCGACAACCGGCGCGAGGCGCGGGTGGAAATGGCCCGGCGCTTGAAGCAGTTGTGGGACTCCGGTCTGTCGGCCGCGGCCGCCTCGGACAAGCGGCGCCAGGTCGGCACCGGCCAACGCGGGGACAAAGTTCGCACATACAGCGCGCAGCACGGCATCGTCACTGACCACAGGACTGGGCGCAAGGCGCCACTGGAGGCAGTTCAGGCCGGCAGACTGGACTTGCTGAGGTAA